A single region of the Archangium lipolyticum genome encodes:
- a CDS encoding TraR/DksA family transcriptional regulator, translated as MHTLMNQAREALLQRRSSLRGLLRDNHAEAEELRDGRPSDPADEAAEESVEAVLERLSERERRELRDIDDALVRIEQGGFGHCARCGGAIGRHRLRAIPEARHCMTCSEQVER; from the coding sequence ATGCACACGTTGATGAACCAGGCACGGGAGGCCTTGCTGCAGCGGCGGAGCAGCCTGCGTGGCCTGTTGCGTGACAACCATGCGGAGGCCGAGGAGCTCAGGGACGGGCGGCCGTCCGACCCGGCGGACGAGGCCGCGGAGGAGAGCGTGGAGGCGGTGCTGGAGCGGCTGTCGGAGCGGGAGCGGCGAGAGCTGAGGGACATCGACGACGCGCTGGTGCGCATCGAGCAGGGCGGGTTCGGGCACTGCGCGCGGTGCGGCGGGGCCATCGGGAGGCACCGGCTGCGGGCCATTCCCGAGGCGCGTCACTGCATGACGTGCAGCGAGCAGGTGGAGCGCTGA
- a CDS encoding SRPBCC family protein, translating into MRSLPGLTALFVVLTMSGAGAAEEWEKVAGGDVAIKARKRADIPGGREVWAEGHLDVSIQDVQSALRDHESFRHWMPYVTESKVVSHEPDGRVTYTQLDFPIISNRDYVLRVVDEELLAADGTGQFRQRWFSQGKALPERTGVVRLYHNEGSWHFTPAGESRVRFVYRFTVEPGGSIPGFLAGVGQKDAVMDTVRAVEKRARKLATERASVR; encoded by the coding sequence ATGCGGAGCCTGCCGGGCCTGACGGCCCTGTTCGTGGTCCTGACGATGAGTGGTGCTGGGGCGGCGGAGGAATGGGAGAAGGTCGCCGGGGGGGATGTGGCCATCAAGGCCCGCAAGCGTGCGGACATCCCCGGTGGCCGGGAGGTCTGGGCCGAGGGGCACCTGGACGTCAGCATCCAGGACGTGCAGTCCGCGCTGAGGGACCACGAGAGCTTCCGGCACTGGATGCCGTACGTGACGGAGTCCAAGGTGGTGTCCCACGAGCCGGACGGGCGCGTGACGTACACGCAACTGGATTTCCCCATCATCTCCAACCGGGACTACGTGCTGCGCGTGGTGGACGAGGAGCTGCTGGCCGCGGACGGTACGGGGCAGTTCCGCCAGCGGTGGTTCTCCCAGGGCAAGGCGCTGCCGGAGCGGACGGGCGTGGTGCGGCTGTACCACAACGAGGGCAGCTGGCACTTCACCCCGGCCGGTGAGAGCCGGGTGCGCTTCGTCTACCGCTTCACCGTGGAGCCCGGGGGCTCCATCCCCGGCTTCCTGGCCGGAGTGGGCCAGAAGGACGCGGTGATGGACACGGTGCGCGCGGTGGAGAAGCGGGCGCGCAAGCTGGCCACGGAGCGGGCTTCGGTACGCTAG
- a CDS encoding DUF2381 family protein produces MVRPGAWLLLPLLVSLPGFGSSGWGGVGRPEHQRRTLVLPSSPGQVLPLELHLAPGVATVVELEPPLRAEVVQPACEDGPVQIGRLNERALVLIATAAVLPDEPVLLTVSAEDGAEPIRFSLVTKRDAVDLWVRVVRAPASADEDGAELMARSLLDAPDARATLAVPQEVVERNPHDSRGRVESVLWLGRRFFVTVGVRSRKKGSPAWRLVQGRLRVSFADGVLLEWPAHVLSGVANAIRQRHVLTGLLPEGALGLELALDGEDSPGNFQPLRLEAGSSRP; encoded by the coding sequence GTGGTGCGTCCTGGTGCCTGGCTGCTCCTGCCTCTCCTCGTCTCCCTCCCTGGCTTCGGCAGCTCCGGATGGGGTGGTGTGGGAAGGCCAGAGCACCAGCGACGCACACTTGTTCTCCCTTCCAGTCCCGGGCAGGTGCTACCGCTGGAGCTGCATCTGGCGCCGGGCGTGGCCACGGTCGTCGAGCTTGAACCGCCCCTGCGGGCCGAGGTCGTTCAGCCAGCCTGTGAGGATGGGCCCGTTCAGATCGGCCGTCTGAACGAGAGGGCCTTGGTCCTCATCGCAACCGCTGCGGTGCTCCCGGATGAGCCGGTGCTCCTGACGGTGAGTGCCGAGGACGGCGCCGAGCCGATCCGCTTTTCACTCGTGACGAAGCGTGACGCTGTTGACCTGTGGGTGCGCGTGGTGCGCGCTCCGGCTTCCGCCGATGAGGACGGTGCGGAGCTGATGGCCAGGAGCCTCCTCGATGCGCCGGATGCTCGTGCCACGCTGGCCGTGCCGCAGGAGGTGGTGGAGCGCAATCCACATGACTCGCGAGGACGGGTCGAGTCCGTGCTGTGGCTGGGTCGGCGCTTCTTCGTCACCGTGGGCGTGAGGAGCCGCAAGAAGGGGTCTCCCGCGTGGAGGTTGGTGCAGGGGCGGCTGCGGGTGTCATTCGCGGACGGTGTCCTCCTGGAGTGGCCAGCGCATGTGCTGTCAGGTGTGGCGAACGCCATACGCCAGCGTCACGTCCTGACCGGGCTGCTCCCAGAGGGAGCCCTTGGTCTGGAGCTGGCACTGGATGGGGAGGATTCGCCAGGGAACTTCCAACCGCTGCGGCTGGAAGCGGGTTCGTCTCGCCCATGA
- a CDS encoding serine/threonine protein kinase: MNSPLHPNQLRPGDMVRDFRIVRRLGVGGFAFVFLVERAGRRSSLKMAVRPASKVDEDQVDAWMRREVASLGHLEHPNLLPVIEWGRWPDSETGYAYFVTPYVSGSTFHAWRWRERATLYRCVGVLCEGLKLLEVLHERGVCHRDIKADNLLVRRGDDKPFLIDFGSVHLPWARTLTEGLAPGTIHCQPPEVVTFLVSEALRPGARLEARPVADLYAFGVLLYETLTNCRPFSTRLPLERLLVAIASTSPPHPRLLDPGLPESLCAMAMWLLEKEPGKRPVSARIVREELERMRAEEGLTASWQAPAKWPAQCARLQASFPDVDILEEVKEEPPEPESPPSPPTSAGTTRSPRFAARVGQWPRRLMALPFMLGLLGVGWMLLRVACVPPGEDGLRAEPTASVSPAPSAKGT; this comes from the coding sequence ATGAATTCGCCGCTGCACCCCAATCAACTTCGCCCGGGAGACATGGTGCGGGACTTCCGCATCGTGCGCCGGTTGGGCGTCGGGGGCTTCGCGTTCGTGTTCCTGGTGGAGCGCGCGGGCCGTCGCTCGTCGCTGAAGATGGCGGTCCGGCCTGCTTCGAAGGTGGATGAGGACCAAGTGGATGCCTGGATGCGTCGCGAGGTGGCTTCGCTGGGGCATCTGGAACATCCCAACTTGCTGCCGGTCATTGAGTGGGGGCGGTGGCCCGATTCGGAGACGGGCTACGCCTATTTCGTCACCCCCTACGTCTCCGGGAGCACCTTCCACGCGTGGCGCTGGCGCGAGCGCGCGACGCTCTACCGCTGCGTGGGCGTGCTGTGCGAGGGATTGAAGCTCCTGGAGGTGCTCCATGAGCGCGGCGTGTGCCACCGGGACATCAAGGCGGACAACCTCCTGGTGCGACGGGGAGATGACAAACCCTTCCTCATCGACTTCGGCTCGGTGCACCTGCCCTGGGCTCGTACGCTGACGGAGGGGCTGGCGCCGGGCACGATCCATTGCCAGCCTCCCGAGGTCGTCACCTTCCTGGTTTCCGAGGCTTTGCGCCCGGGTGCGCGCCTGGAGGCCCGGCCCGTCGCGGACCTGTATGCCTTTGGCGTGCTGCTGTACGAGACACTCACCAACTGCCGTCCCTTCAGCACACGGCTGCCGCTGGAGCGGTTGCTGGTGGCCATCGCCTCCACGTCTCCGCCTCATCCCCGGCTGCTCGATCCCGGACTTCCCGAGTCCCTGTGTGCGATGGCCATGTGGCTGTTGGAGAAGGAGCCCGGCAAACGCCCCGTGAGTGCCCGCATCGTGCGCGAGGAACTGGAGCGGATGCGCGCGGAAGAGGGACTCACCGCCTCCTGGCAGGCCCCGGCGAAATGGCCAGCCCAGTGCGCGCGGCTCCAGGCGTCATTCCCGGACGTGGACATCCTGGAGGAGGTGAAGGAGGAGCCACCGGAGCCGGAGTCTCCACCTTCTCCTCCGACCTCCGCCGGAACGACCCGTTCCCCCCGGTTCGCGGCCAGGGTGGGACAGTGGCCGCGGCGACTGATGGCTCTTCCGTTCATGCTGGGGCTGCTCGGGGTAGGGTGGATGCTCCTCCGCGTGGCGTGTGTCCCTCCTGGGGAGGATGGCTTGCGCGCGGAGCCCACCGCGTCGGTCTCTCCGGCGCCATCCGCGAAAGGAACGTAG
- a CDS encoding immunity 52 family protein, whose translation MSESYGAGAYWGRRPEGAEACARRAETFFHLLAECHPSYARWYEKNNSTRKALQLGFEPTRETFERFFGREKYQSGNDGFRFSAWTGHVEQDQGGAVSVRCGSKAEFSSNVVRVQFPHEESGHERMLTMPVLAGIMRAMAVAWEPDWALATADGLWEQLSGGSRIGCFLGWMTYFSRERGEVPPLPEPVRVEPVGDKGTLVILTPERLMPSNPEHVALAWRVQRLLEERGLLRRVVEPPPVARP comes from the coding sequence ATGAGTGAATCCTATGGAGCTGGAGCCTATTGGGGGCGGCGTCCGGAGGGAGCTGAGGCGTGCGCTCGACGCGCGGAGACATTCTTCCACCTCCTCGCGGAGTGTCACCCGAGCTATGCCCGGTGGTACGAGAAGAACAACTCCACGCGCAAGGCGCTGCAACTCGGCTTTGAACCCACCCGAGAGACCTTCGAGCGCTTCTTTGGACGAGAGAAGTACCAGAGCGGAAATGACGGGTTCCGCTTCAGTGCCTGGACAGGGCACGTCGAGCAGGACCAGGGCGGCGCGGTCTCGGTCCGTTGTGGGTCGAAGGCCGAGTTTTCGTCCAATGTGGTGCGCGTGCAATTCCCGCATGAGGAATCCGGTCACGAGCGCATGCTCACGATGCCGGTGCTCGCGGGCATCATGCGCGCCATGGCCGTGGCCTGGGAGCCGGACTGGGCTCTCGCGACAGCGGATGGACTGTGGGAGCAACTCTCCGGAGGCAGTCGGATCGGCTGCTTCCTCGGGTGGATGACGTACTTCTCGCGCGAGCGTGGGGAGGTGCCCCCCCTGCCCGAGCCAGTGCGTGTGGAGCCGGTAGGCGACAAGGGTACGCTCGTCATTTTGACTCCCGAGCGGCTCATGCCGAGCAATCCCGAGCATGTGGCGCTCGCCTGGCGCGTTCAGAGGCTGCTCGAGGAACGAGGGCTGCTCAGACGGGTGGTCGAGCCGCCCCCTGTGGCGCGTCCATGA
- a CDS encoding YwiC-like family protein, giving the protein MMSSPSASTPPRPLLQGLLPREHGAYFQLGLPLATALLVSGAPPAARWLSGAAIACLLAHEPLLLLLGHRGARRGERDGGRARSWGVAVGLLGALCFVLGTLSLPAGVWPFLALPLILGGEVLLLAWNHQERTLAGEVLAALALAAWAVPIAMAGGLPASTAMTLWGTYGLAFGLATLAVRTVIASHRPRAHRERLRCSGAALVAAFLLAAVAWALQAGLSPLCVAALLPVGLVALGLCVALPSPRRLKSIGWTLGAAGTLTSVLLGVGLS; this is encoded by the coding sequence ATGATGTCCTCCCCCTCCGCGTCCACCCCTCCCCGCCCGCTCCTCCAGGGACTCCTCCCCCGCGAGCATGGGGCGTACTTCCAGCTCGGCCTCCCGCTGGCCACCGCCCTCCTCGTCTCCGGCGCGCCCCCCGCGGCCCGCTGGCTCTCCGGGGCCGCCATCGCCTGCCTGCTCGCCCACGAGCCCCTCCTCCTCCTGCTCGGCCACCGGGGCGCCCGCCGCGGTGAGCGTGATGGGGGCCGTGCCCGCTCATGGGGTGTCGCCGTGGGGCTCCTCGGCGCGCTGTGCTTCGTGCTCGGCACCCTCTCCCTGCCCGCCGGGGTGTGGCCCTTCCTCGCGCTGCCCCTCATCCTCGGCGGCGAGGTGCTGCTGCTCGCCTGGAACCATCAGGAGCGCACCCTCGCGGGCGAGGTGCTCGCCGCGCTCGCGCTCGCGGCCTGGGCCGTGCCCATCGCCATGGCCGGCGGTCTTCCCGCCTCCACCGCGATGACGCTCTGGGGTACCTATGGACTGGCCTTCGGGCTGGCCACCCTGGCCGTGCGCACCGTCATCGCCAGCCACCGCCCCCGCGCCCACCGCGAGCGGCTGCGCTGCTCGGGCGCCGCCCTGGTGGCCGCCTTCCTCCTGGCGGCCGTGGCGTGGGCGCTGCAGGCCGGGCTGTCCCCGTTGTGCGTGGCGGCGCTGCTGCCCGTGGGCCTCGTGGCGCTCGGGCTGTGCGTGGCCCTGCCCTCGCCCCGGCGGCTCAAGTCCATCGGCTGGACGCTGGGCGCGGCGGGCACCCTCACGTCGGTGCTGCTCGGCGTGGGCCTGTCCTGA
- a CDS encoding HAD-IG family 5'-nucleotidase, with protein MTGHLPAPPPERGLFCNRTLNMRAIKAIGYDMDYTLIHYKVEAWEQRAYEHMRNRLVAQGWPVGHLTFDPMLAMRGLIIDTEKGNLLKANRFGFVKKALHGTRPMDFEAQRREYSGTIIDLADRRWVFLNTLFSLSEACLYAQVVDLLDDGKLPGPMGPMGYGDVYELVRRSLDATHMEGALKAEIIADPGRYVLAEPDTALALLDQKNAGKKLLLITNSEWAYTLPMMHAAFDPYLPPGMTWRELFDVVIVSARKPEFFTTRSSLFEVVTAPGHEGLLRPHSGPLKPRTPYFGGSATEVERFLGMSGDEILYVGDHMFGDVHVTKNVLRWRTALILRELEDEIRAISAFRGTEARLAERMQHKERLEAESCQVRLELQRRRLGYGPREPSPSDEQLHARALELRTQLEALDTEIGPMARAASELANPIWGLLTRAGNDKSHLARQVERYADIYTSRVSNFLFATPFVYLRSPRGSLPHDPTTPGGTPVFPASATGDTSAP; from the coding sequence ATGACCGGCCACCTGCCAGCCCCCCCACCCGAGCGAGGACTTTTCTGCAATCGCACCCTCAACATGAGGGCCATCAAAGCCATCGGTTATGACATGGATTACACGCTCATTCACTACAAAGTGGAGGCGTGGGAACAGCGGGCCTATGAGCATATGAGAAACCGGCTCGTGGCCCAGGGTTGGCCCGTGGGCCACCTGACGTTCGATCCGATGCTGGCCATGCGCGGCCTCATCATCGACACGGAGAAGGGAAACCTCCTCAAGGCCAACCGCTTCGGCTTCGTGAAGAAGGCGCTCCATGGCACCCGGCCCATGGACTTCGAGGCCCAGCGCCGCGAGTACTCCGGCACCATCATCGACCTGGCCGACCGGCGCTGGGTGTTCCTCAATACGCTTTTCTCACTTTCCGAGGCGTGCCTCTACGCGCAGGTGGTGGACCTGCTGGATGACGGCAAGCTGCCCGGCCCCATGGGCCCCATGGGCTACGGCGACGTCTACGAGCTGGTGCGCCGCAGCCTGGATGCCACGCACATGGAGGGCGCGCTCAAGGCGGAGATCATCGCCGACCCGGGGCGCTACGTGCTGGCCGAGCCGGACACGGCGCTCGCGCTGCTGGACCAGAAGAACGCGGGCAAGAAGCTGCTGCTCATCACCAACAGCGAGTGGGCCTACACGCTGCCGATGATGCACGCGGCGTTCGATCCGTATCTCCCGCCGGGGATGACGTGGCGGGAGCTGTTCGACGTGGTCATCGTCAGCGCCCGCAAGCCCGAGTTCTTCACCACGCGCTCCTCGCTCTTCGAGGTGGTGACGGCACCGGGCCACGAGGGCCTGCTGCGTCCGCACTCGGGGCCGCTCAAGCCGAGGACGCCCTACTTCGGGGGCAGCGCCACCGAGGTGGAGCGCTTCCTGGGCATGAGCGGGGATGAAATCCTCTACGTGGGCGACCACATGTTCGGCGACGTGCACGTGACGAAGAACGTGCTGCGCTGGCGCACCGCCCTCATCCTGCGCGAGCTGGAGGATGAGATCCGCGCCATCAGCGCCTTCCGGGGCACCGAGGCGCGGCTCGCCGAGCGGATGCAGCACAAGGAGCGTCTGGAGGCCGAGTCCTGCCAGGTGCGGCTGGAGCTGCAGCGGCGGCGGCTGGGCTATGGCCCGCGCGAGCCCTCGCCGTCCGACGAGCAGCTGCACGCCCGCGCGCTCGAGCTGCGCACCCAACTGGAAGCGCTCGACACGGAGATCGGCCCGATGGCCCGTGCCGCCAGCGAGCTGGCCAACCCCATCTGGGGCCTGCTGACGCGGGCGGGCAACGACAAGAGCCACCTGGCGCGCCAGGTGGAGCGCTACGCGGACATCTACACGTCGCGGGTGAGCAACTTCCTCTTCGCCACGCCCTTCGTCTACCTGCGCAGCCCGCGCGGCAGCCTCCCGCACGACCCGACCACGCCCGGCGGCACGCCCGTGTTCCCCGCCAGCGCCACCGGGGACACGAGCGCTCCCTGA